From a single Chitinophaga sp. Cy-1792 genomic region:
- a CDS encoding lipopolysaccharide assembly protein LapB → MVIGLLFMLSAYAGVKPSSGDKAKALCQEGIAMKKAGNQPAAIRLFNAAISADSTYTEAYCELGDTYFVSRKYQEALVTCTRARKLGAATVSRLIGLSYYQLNRYDEALEALEEASAEEPSNGAIPFRIARLYAQRGDYMQSIRYYRSALQLDSLHAEGWYELGMMQYNVADYTEASSAFKRALDAGFTPDATFLLHAGVAAMQAGQLDKSLTFLQQAYDRHPEDETILFNLAHVTYNMGDFAAAVVHWEQLLQRRPADAFVKYMLGKAYIGSGALEKGRALCDAAAAEK, encoded by the coding sequence ATGGTCATTGGACTGCTGTTTATGCTATCTGCATATGCAGGAGTAAAGCCGTCTTCCGGGGATAAGGCGAAAGCGCTTTGTCAGGAAGGGATAGCCATGAAGAAAGCAGGAAATCAGCCGGCGGCAATAAGGCTTTTCAATGCGGCGATATCTGCCGACAGTACCTATACTGAAGCATATTGTGAATTGGGAGATACTTACTTTGTAAGCAGGAAGTACCAGGAAGCATTGGTAACCTGTACCAGGGCAAGAAAACTTGGCGCAGCAACAGTTAGCCGGTTAATAGGTCTGAGTTATTACCAGCTGAACCGCTACGACGAAGCATTGGAAGCTTTAGAAGAGGCCAGTGCTGAGGAGCCTTCCAACGGCGCGATTCCTTTTCGGATAGCCCGGCTTTATGCCCAGCGGGGTGATTATATGCAGAGCATCCGTTATTACCGGTCTGCGCTGCAACTGGATAGTTTACATGCAGAGGGATGGTATGAGCTGGGGATGATGCAATATAACGTGGCTGACTATACGGAGGCTTCATCTGCATTCAAACGAGCACTGGACGCAGGTTTTACACCTGACGCAACCTTCCTGCTGCACGCAGGAGTGGCAGCGATGCAGGCGGGGCAGTTAGATAAAAGTCTGACTTTTTTGCAGCAGGCATATGACAGGCATCCTGAAGATGAGACAATACTTTTTAACCTGGCGCATGTGACCTATAATATGGGTGATTTTGCAGCTGCAGTAGTACATTGGGAGCAATTGCTACAACGCAGGCCCGCAGATGCTTTTGTGAAATATATGCTGGGAAAGGCTTATATAGGTTCCGGAGCGCTGGAAAAGGGGAGAGCCTTGTGTGATGCCGCGGCGGCAGAGAAATAG
- the argS gene encoding arginine--tRNA ligase has translation MSVVQLIRTAAVAAVKSLYDQQVSESDISVNITKPEFEGEYTIVVFPFTKFSRQKPDETGIRIGEYLQENNPELIARFNVVKGFLNLVISQHFWTTFIQQQHTNTHFGIKSSNGKKIMVEYSSPNTNKPLHLGHLRNNFLGFSIAEILKANGYEVIKANLVNDRGIHICKSMLAWQEFAHGDTPQTTGIKGDHLVGDYYVKFESVVKEQAEPIIDRILERDFQDFNATEIEKLEKLVTAIHKPEVKADEDKVSKIMGDIKEMARNKTEIMLQAKIMLQQWEAGNPEVRELWAIMNGWVYEGFDVTYKRLGIDFDKMYYESQTYLLGKDLVEDGLRKGVLFKKEDNSVWIDLTNDGLDEKLLLRGDGTSVYMTQDLGTARLKYDDFQMDQSIYVVADEQNYHFKVLKLILEKLGEPAAPGIFHLSYGMVELPHGRMKSREGTVVDADDMIDEMIRTAADKTQEAGKKLADFSENELDELYETIGLGAMKFFLLRVDPKKKMIFNPEESIELQGFTGPFIQYAHARIKSILREVGQVPDLSSFVYAGALLPLEKELISLNEQFPGIIADAHREMSPSVIANYAFQLAQLFNSFYAEKVEGVPTYSILKAASEDKKKLRLQIIQMTANTIAKSMQLLGIRVPERM, from the coding sequence ATGAGTGTTGTACAATTAATCAGAACGGCCGCAGTGGCCGCCGTTAAGTCACTTTACGACCAACAGGTATCAGAATCTGACATCTCTGTCAATATTACCAAACCTGAATTCGAAGGTGAATATACCATTGTAGTTTTCCCATTCACAAAATTCAGCCGACAAAAACCAGATGAAACAGGCATTCGCATCGGTGAATACCTCCAGGAAAATAATCCTGAACTCATCGCCAGATTCAACGTGGTAAAAGGTTTCCTGAACCTCGTTATCAGCCAGCACTTCTGGACTACCTTCATCCAGCAACAACATACCAACACACACTTCGGAATAAAATCTTCCAATGGTAAAAAAATCATGGTGGAATATTCTTCTCCGAATACCAATAAACCTTTACACCTCGGTCACCTCCGTAATAACTTCCTCGGATTCTCCATTGCAGAAATCCTGAAAGCGAACGGTTACGAAGTTATTAAAGCTAACCTCGTCAACGACCGCGGTATTCATATCTGTAAATCCATGCTGGCATGGCAGGAATTCGCCCACGGCGATACCCCTCAGACTACCGGCATCAAAGGTGACCACCTCGTTGGAGACTACTATGTGAAATTCGAATCTGTCGTAAAAGAACAGGCCGAACCTATCATCGATCGTATCCTCGAACGCGACTTCCAGGACTTCAACGCCACCGAAATCGAGAAACTGGAGAAACTGGTTACCGCCATCCATAAACCGGAAGTTAAAGCTGATGAGGACAAAGTGTCCAAAATCATGGGCGATATCAAGGAAATGGCACGCAACAAAACTGAAATTATGTTGCAGGCTAAAATCATGCTCCAGCAATGGGAAGCCGGAAACCCCGAAGTAAGGGAACTCTGGGCCATCATGAATGGTTGGGTATACGAAGGATTCGATGTTACCTACAAAAGACTGGGCATCGATTTCGATAAAATGTACTACGAAAGCCAGACCTACCTGCTCGGTAAAGACCTCGTGGAAGACGGCCTCCGTAAAGGTGTGCTCTTCAAAAAAGAAGATAACTCCGTATGGATCGACCTCACCAACGACGGCCTCGACGAAAAACTCCTGCTCCGTGGCGATGGCACCTCCGTGTATATGACACAAGACCTCGGTACGGCACGCCTGAAATACGATGACTTCCAGATGGACCAAAGCATCTATGTTGTGGCAGATGAACAAAACTACCACTTCAAAGTGCTGAAACTGATCCTTGAGAAACTCGGCGAACCTGCTGCTCCTGGTATCTTCCACCTCAGCTATGGCATGGTGGAACTGCCACATGGCCGTATGAAAAGCCGTGAAGGTACCGTTGTAGACGCAGATGACATGATCGATGAAATGATCAGAACCGCTGCCGATAAAACCCAGGAAGCCGGCAAGAAACTGGCAGACTTTTCAGAGAACGAGCTGGATGAATTATACGAAACCATTGGTCTTGGCGCCATGAAGTTCTTCCTCCTCCGCGTAGATCCTAAGAAGAAGATGATCTTCAATCCGGAAGAGTCTATCGAACTGCAAGGCTTTACAGGTCCGTTTATCCAATACGCACACGCACGTATCAAGTCTATACTCCGTGAAGTAGGCCAGGTACCGGATCTGAGCTCATTCGTTTATGCAGGTGCATTACTGCCACTGGAGAAAGAACTGATCTCCCTGAATGAGCAGTTCCCTGGCATTATTGCAGATGCACACCGTGAAATGAGTCCTTCTGTAATCGCCAACTACGCCTTCCAGCTGGCACAGTTGTTCAACTCTTTCTATGCTGAAAAAGTAGAAGGAGTACCAACTTATTCTATCCTGAAAGCGGCCAGTGAAGACAAGAAAAAATTACGTTTACAGATCATCCAGATGACTGCCAACACCATTGCCAAAAGCATGCAGTTACTGGGTATCCGTGTACCTGAACGTATGTAA
- a CDS encoding porin family protein — protein sequence MKKLILSGLLAIGTLLTAQAQNINFGIKGGLNVAKMTNYDNKAIANFNAGGFVNVGLTKDWAIQPELIYSGQGADVNWNVAGITFMKGTLNTSYINIPVMVQYSIVPSFFVEAGPQIGFLLSAKIKNGSTKSDIKDRMTTADFGLGLGCGFKITDNFGVNARYVFGLSNVYNNNSILVNAESKNSVAQFGLFYQF from the coding sequence ATGAAAAAACTTATCCTGTCAGGTTTACTGGCCATCGGCACTTTACTGACAGCCCAGGCCCAAAACATTAACTTCGGTATCAAAGGTGGTCTGAACGTCGCCAAAATGACCAATTACGATAATAAAGCCATCGCCAATTTCAATGCCGGCGGTTTTGTTAATGTTGGTCTGACAAAAGATTGGGCTATTCAACCAGAACTTATCTACTCCGGCCAGGGCGCCGATGTTAACTGGAACGTAGCCGGTATAACCTTTATGAAAGGAACCCTCAACACCAGCTACATCAACATCCCGGTAATGGTGCAATACTCCATCGTTCCCAGCTTCTTCGTGGAAGCAGGCCCGCAAATCGGTTTCCTCCTGAGTGCTAAAATCAAAAACGGCTCCACCAAATCTGATATTAAAGACAGAATGACCACCGCCGACTTCGGCCTGGGTCTCGGTTGCGGCTTCAAAATCACCGACAATTTCGGTGTCAACGCCAGGTACGTTTTCGGCCTGTCTAATGTTTACAACAACAACAGTATCCTCGTCAACGCTGAATCTAAAAACTCCGTTGCCCAATTCGGACTGTTCTACCAGTTCTAA
- a CDS encoding porin family protein encodes MKKVILSTLLVAGSLVGAKAQSIHFGLKAGLNVASMTHLEEAKSKASFYGGGFVNIGLGKTWAIQPEVLYSGQGAKSDSKEVDATINTGYISVPVMVQYHIVPSFYVEAGPQVSILASAKMKAAGQSEDIKSEMKGADFGLGLGCGFKITKSFGVNARYVFGVSDAFKEDEGDKKTKNAIAQVGVFYQF; translated from the coding sequence ATGAAAAAAGTTATTCTGTCAACTCTCTTAGTAGCAGGTTCATTAGTAGGCGCGAAAGCACAGAGCATTCACTTCGGTTTGAAAGCAGGTCTGAACGTAGCAAGTATGACTCATCTGGAAGAAGCAAAATCTAAAGCATCCTTCTACGGTGGCGGTTTCGTTAACATCGGCCTCGGTAAAACCTGGGCTATCCAGCCAGAAGTACTGTACTCTGGTCAAGGTGCCAAATCTGACAGCAAAGAGGTAGATGCAACGATTAACACAGGCTATATCAGTGTACCAGTAATGGTTCAATACCATATCGTTCCTAGCTTCTACGTTGAAGCAGGTCCACAGGTAAGCATCCTGGCAAGCGCTAAGATGAAAGCTGCTGGCCAATCAGAAGACATTAAAAGTGAAATGAAAGGTGCAGACTTCGGCCTCGGCTTAGGTTGCGGCTTCAAAATCACCAAAAGCTTCGGTGTAAACGCCAGATATGTATTCGGTGTTTCTGACGCATTTAAAGAAGATGAGGGAGATAAAAAAACCAAAAATGCTATCGCACAGGTTGGTGTGTTCTATCAGTTCTAA
- a CDS encoding OmpA family protein — MKKSMLWHIAIVLLAFLPKVTKAQDEASTTTITTPQPAAPLFQGMKDYKKWYIGVNGGILAPVAATGGTNDFTKWKADFGYGAYVQYQIFHFFGLRLDYLGGQLKADNSKNLGNGQPLASPFEKYTTKLKYTGTLNAVFNITTVNWLTRKNIATLYASVGGGLAGYSPTLTLTNGTSYDYKPSGTISELVIPVGAGIKFNLSELINLDLGYTMYYVDGDNLDGYPHGPNKDKFSYGHVGIEFALGRKGKPQLQFHNPAKQMYDELQAQKTALRTQLDASAANNARLSAEVDKLTKDSDNDGVSDFFDKCPGTPAGVKVDGSGCPLPEPPKVEEKITITEEDNRIVKEAIQNLEFDFAKATIKEHSYAALDRVADLLKRKNLNLKLSGHTDNVGSLKRNMELSRERAEAVKQYLVERGVLPNRIEAKGYGPSQPIASNKTAEGRQKNRRVEFTIF, encoded by the coding sequence ATGAAAAAATCCATGCTGTGGCATATTGCCATTGTTTTGCTGGCATTCCTGCCAAAAGTGACGAAAGCGCAGGATGAAGCATCCACGACTACGATCACTACTCCACAACCCGCAGCGCCGCTGTTCCAGGGCATGAAAGACTACAAAAAATGGTATATCGGTGTAAACGGCGGTATCCTCGCCCCCGTTGCAGCTACCGGCGGCACCAACGATTTTACCAAATGGAAAGCTGACTTCGGCTACGGCGCCTATGTACAGTACCAGATCTTCCATTTCTTCGGCCTGCGCCTCGATTATCTCGGTGGCCAGCTAAAAGCCGATAACAGCAAAAACCTGGGCAACGGCCAGCCACTAGCCAGCCCCTTCGAGAAATACACGACCAAACTGAAATACACCGGTACGTTGAACGCTGTATTCAATATCACGACCGTCAACTGGCTGACACGTAAAAATATTGCCACCCTGTATGCCTCTGTGGGCGGTGGTCTGGCAGGTTATAGCCCCACCCTGACACTGACAAACGGTACCAGCTACGACTATAAACCCAGCGGTACTATCAGCGAACTGGTAATACCTGTAGGTGCCGGTATCAAATTCAACCTCTCCGAACTGATCAATCTCGACCTCGGCTATACGATGTACTACGTTGATGGTGATAACCTCGACGGCTATCCGCATGGCCCAAATAAAGACAAATTCTCCTATGGCCACGTAGGTATCGAGTTTGCCCTCGGCCGCAAAGGCAAGCCACAATTGCAGTTCCATAATCCTGCAAAACAAATGTATGATGAACTGCAAGCCCAGAAAACTGCCCTCCGCACACAACTCGACGCATCGGCGGCTAATAATGCCAGGTTGTCGGCTGAAGTAGATAAACTGACAAAAGATTCAGACAATGACGGTGTGTCCGATTTCTTCGATAAATGCCCTGGCACGCCTGCCGGCGTAAAAGTAGATGGCTCCGGATGCCCATTACCAGAACCTCCTAAAGTCGAAGAAAAAATTACCATCACAGAAGAGGATAACCGCATCGTAAAAGAAGCCATCCAAAACCTGGAATTCGATTTCGCCAAAGCGACCATCAAAGAACACTCCTACGCTGCACTCGACCGTGTTGCCGACCTGCTCAAACGCAAAAACCTGAACCTTAAACTCTCAGGGCATACCGATAACGTAGGTTCCCTCAAACGCAATATGGAACTCTCCCGCGAAAGAGCAGAAGCTGTTAAACAATACCTGGTCGAAAGAGGTGTACTGCCTAACAGGATCGAAGCCAAAGGCTATGGCCCTTCACAGCCTATTGCCAGCAATAAAACCGCCGAAGGAAGACAGAAAAACAGACGCGTAGAATTCACCATATTCTAA
- the dnaK gene encoding molecular chaperone DnaK, which translates to MGKIIGIDLGTTNSCVAVMEGNEPVVIANDEGRRTTPSVVAFLKNGERKVGDPAKRQAITNPVNTIMSVKRFMGRHFDEVSNELTHVSYKVVRGDNNTTRIDIDGRLYTPQEISAMILQKMKKTAEDYLGQEVSEAVITVPAYFNDAQRQATKEAGEIAGLTVRRIINEPTAAALAYGMDKKHQDSKIAVFDLGGGTFDISILELGDGVFEVKSTNGDTHLGGDDFDKVIMDWLADEFKKDEGVDLHKDPMSWQRLKEAAEKAKIELSSSSETEITLPYITAVDGVPKHLSKKLTRAKFEALSDSLVERTLEPCRKALKDAGMNTSEIDEVILVGGSTRIPKIQEVVEKFFGKKPNRGVNPDEVVAVGAAIQGGVLTGEVKDVLLLDVTPLSLGIETMGGVFTKLIESNTTIPSRKSETFSTAADNQPSVEIHVLQGERPMANQNRTLGRFILDSIPPAPRGVPKIEVIFDIDANGILHVTAKDQGTGKTQNIKIEAGSGLSKEEIEKMKADAKANEASDKEARDKIEKLNKADSMIFQTEKQLKEYGDKLSADKKSVIEAALAKLQEAHKSQDIAAIDTASAELDAAWTAASEELYKATQGQPEGGAAPNDGGQQQSQSNAGDGVTDAEFEEVK; encoded by the coding sequence ATGGGAAAAATAATAGGCATTGACTTAGGTACTACCAACTCATGCGTTGCCGTAATGGAAGGTAACGAACCGGTAGTAATTGCCAATGATGAGGGAAGAAGAACGACCCCTTCAGTAGTGGCATTTTTGAAAAATGGAGAAAGAAAAGTGGGTGATCCTGCCAAACGTCAGGCTATTACCAACCCGGTAAACACCATTATGTCAGTAAAACGTTTCATGGGTCGTCATTTCGACGAGGTATCCAACGAACTGACACACGTGAGCTATAAAGTAGTAAGAGGGGATAATAACACCACTCGTATCGATATTGATGGCAGATTATATACACCGCAGGAAATCTCTGCGATGATTCTGCAGAAAATGAAAAAAACAGCAGAAGATTATCTGGGTCAGGAAGTTTCTGAAGCAGTAATCACTGTTCCTGCATACTTTAATGACGCTCAACGTCAGGCTACCAAAGAAGCAGGTGAAATTGCCGGCCTCACTGTTCGCCGTATCATCAACGAGCCTACTGCTGCGGCACTGGCTTATGGTATGGATAAAAAACACCAGGACAGCAAAATCGCGGTATTTGACCTTGGTGGCGGTACCTTCGATATTTCTATCCTGGAGCTGGGTGATGGCGTATTTGAAGTAAAATCTACCAACGGTGATACACACCTCGGTGGTGATGACTTCGATAAAGTTATCATGGACTGGCTGGCTGACGAATTCAAAAAAGACGAAGGCGTTGATCTGCACAAAGATCCAATGAGCTGGCAGCGTCTGAAAGAAGCTGCTGAAAAAGCTAAAATTGAGCTGTCTTCTTCTTCTGAAACTGAAATTACCCTGCCTTATATCACTGCAGTTGATGGTGTTCCTAAACACTTATCTAAAAAACTGACACGTGCTAAATTTGAAGCACTGAGCGACAGCCTGGTGGAAAGAACACTGGAGCCTTGCCGTAAAGCGCTGAAAGATGCAGGTATGAATACTTCCGAAATCGACGAGGTTATCCTGGTTGGTGGTTCTACCCGTATTCCTAAAATCCAGGAAGTGGTAGAGAAATTCTTCGGTAAAAAACCTAACCGTGGTGTAAACCCTGACGAAGTAGTAGCCGTAGGTGCTGCTATCCAGGGTGGTGTACTGACAGGTGAAGTGAAAGACGTATTGTTACTGGACGTTACTCCGCTGTCTCTCGGTATCGAAACAATGGGCGGTGTATTCACCAAACTGATCGAATCCAACACGACCATTCCTTCCAGAAAATCAGAGACCTTCTCTACTGCAGCTGATAACCAGCCTAGCGTAGAAATTCACGTACTGCAAGGTGAAAGACCAATGGCGAACCAGAACAGAACACTGGGCCGTTTCATCCTGGATTCTATCCCTCCTGCTCCACGTGGCGTTCCTAAAATCGAAGTAATTTTCGATATCGATGCGAACGGTATTCTGCACGTAACTGCCAAAGATCAGGGTACTGGTAAAACCCAGAACATCAAGATCGAAGCAGGTAGCGGTCTGAGTAAAGAAGAGATCGAAAAAATGAAAGCGGATGCGAAAGCTAACGAAGCTAGCGATAAAGAAGCACGCGATAAGATCGAAAAACTGAACAAAGCTGACAGCATGATATTCCAGACAGAAAAACAACTGAAGGAATACGGTGATAAACTGTCTGCCGACAAAAAATCAGTGATCGAAGCAGCACTCGCTAAACTGCAGGAAGCACATAAATCACAGGATATTGCAGCCATCGATACAGCAAGTGCTGAACTGGATGCTGCCTGGACAGCTGCTTCTGAAGAACTGTACAAAGCTACGCAGGGTCAGCCTGAAGGCGGTGCAGCACCAAACGACGGCGGTCAGCAACAGAGCCAGAGCAATGCTGGTGATGGCGTAACCGACGCTGAATTTGAAGAAGTGAAGTAA
- a CDS encoding 4-alpha-glucanotransferase, whose product MYYRLRFYLHYHTYFGQNIFLLGNIPVLGNNNPQNALQLHWLPNGWWYADVHLHLDEPVTFQYYYLIRELETTTIEGGVRQVTIQAASPYDQLFIDTWNDATALENNWSSAPFTRVFFPHQPAKIPGQLSATHVFKVKAPLLEPHLTVCISGSCDALGNWNTQHPVLMQYAADGWFTAAMDLHDIPVPIYYKYGIYDRESQRFLEFEQEENRTLLNEAQPGMQVTMHDGFVRRKYQHWKGTGLAVPVFSLRSKNGLGTGEFADLPMLADWAIQRNIRLIQLLPVNDTISSNTWKDSYPYAAISSFALHPLYIHLPAVGMLPDTHPLQQEMNDLRDRLNEKQAVDYEAVMGFKMKYLRALYAQQQAQLESGTYWQWFAANEHWLLPYAVFSYLRDVHHTPDYTRWQQLATYDARALNKLIVSDVQAAEGVRFYLFIQYHLHLQLQSAITSIRKKGIALKGDIPIGVSRYSVDTWMHPGLFNTDMQAGAPPDAFTAEGQNWGFPVYNWAAMEADGFEWWRQRLQHMSVYFDAFRIDHILGFFRIWQIPRESVQGLLGFFNPAVPVSREELIFLDIDFEEARFCEPYITEEMLEETFGNFAGVIKDTYLVALRNGRYALQAGFDTQRKIQDQELPKGLKSALNYLLTEILFIRDTRYGKTVYHPRFDLMSTASFQALPGATQQKLSDLYHHYFYIRQEHRWRKEAVRKLPYICKATDMLICGEDLGMVPACVPGVMHQLGILSLEIQHMPKSAGKVFQSPATIPYLSVVTPSTHDMPTLRGWWKNHPALAAQYWREILGEKGPVPAACSADVIRKIVKLHLLSPAMWRIFQLQELLALESYPVPANPAEERINDPAVSAWYWRYRMSINLEDI is encoded by the coding sequence ATGTATTACAGACTAAGGTTTTATCTACACTATCATACCTATTTCGGGCAGAATATATTCCTGCTGGGGAATATTCCCGTTCTGGGAAACAACAATCCGCAAAATGCCCTGCAATTGCATTGGCTACCCAATGGCTGGTGGTATGCGGACGTTCATCTTCACCTCGACGAACCCGTTACTTTTCAATATTACTACCTGATCAGGGAACTGGAAACAACTACTATAGAAGGTGGTGTGCGTCAGGTGACGATTCAGGCAGCCTCTCCCTATGACCAGCTCTTCATAGATACCTGGAATGATGCTACTGCGTTGGAAAACAACTGGTCGTCAGCACCTTTTACACGGGTGTTTTTTCCGCATCAGCCGGCGAAAATTCCCGGCCAGCTTAGTGCCACGCATGTATTTAAGGTAAAGGCGCCATTGCTGGAGCCACATCTCACTGTCTGTATTTCAGGTAGTTGTGATGCACTCGGCAACTGGAATACCCAGCATCCTGTTCTGATGCAGTATGCCGCTGATGGCTGGTTTACGGCTGCGATGGACCTGCATGATATACCTGTACCCATTTATTACAAGTACGGTATTTATGACCGGGAAAGTCAGCGTTTCCTGGAATTTGAGCAGGAAGAAAATCGTACGCTGTTAAATGAAGCGCAGCCAGGTATGCAGGTAACCATGCATGACGGCTTTGTGCGCCGTAAATACCAGCACTGGAAAGGTACTGGTCTGGCGGTGCCGGTATTCAGTCTGCGCAGCAAAAATGGATTAGGTACCGGTGAATTCGCGGACCTGCCAATGCTGGCCGATTGGGCTATTCAGCGAAACATCCGGCTGATACAGTTACTGCCCGTCAATGATACGATCAGCAGCAATACCTGGAAAGATTCCTATCCATATGCTGCGATATCTTCCTTTGCACTTCATCCCCTATATATTCATCTGCCGGCAGTTGGCATGCTTCCTGATACGCATCCGTTGCAGCAGGAAATGAATGACTTACGTGATCGCCTGAACGAAAAACAGGCGGTAGATTATGAAGCGGTGATGGGTTTCAAGATGAAATACCTGCGTGCTTTGTATGCACAGCAACAGGCACAGCTGGAGTCTGGCACCTACTGGCAATGGTTCGCGGCCAATGAGCATTGGTTATTGCCATATGCTGTTTTTAGTTACCTGAGAGATGTACACCATACCCCTGATTATACACGCTGGCAGCAGCTGGCTACCTATGATGCAAGGGCGCTGAACAAACTGATTGTTAGTGATGTGCAGGCTGCGGAAGGTGTACGCTTTTATCTCTTTATACAATATCATCTGCATCTGCAATTACAATCTGCCATAACTTCTATCCGCAAAAAAGGAATTGCCTTAAAGGGCGATATTCCTATTGGTGTAAGTCGTTACAGCGTGGATACCTGGATGCACCCCGGTTTGTTTAATACGGATATGCAGGCAGGTGCACCACCAGATGCTTTTACGGCTGAAGGGCAGAACTGGGGTTTCCCGGTATACAACTGGGCAGCTATGGAGGCGGATGGATTCGAGTGGTGGCGCCAGCGTTTGCAGCATATGTCGGTATATTTCGATGCATTCCGCATTGATCATATTCTTGGGTTTTTCAGGATATGGCAGATCCCGCGGGAGTCTGTGCAGGGCCTGCTGGGATTTTTTAATCCGGCTGTTCCGGTTAGCAGGGAAGAATTGATTTTCCTGGATATAGATTTTGAAGAAGCACGATTCTGTGAACCATATATTACAGAAGAGATGCTGGAAGAGACCTTCGGGAATTTTGCCGGTGTTATTAAAGATACCTACCTGGTAGCCCTGCGAAATGGCAGGTATGCACTGCAGGCAGGTTTCGATACACAACGAAAAATTCAGGACCAGGAATTACCCAAAGGATTGAAATCGGCCCTTAATTATCTGCTGACAGAAATTCTTTTTATCAGGGATACCCGCTATGGCAAAACAGTGTACCATCCACGGTTCGACCTGATGTCTACTGCTTCATTTCAGGCATTACCGGGTGCTACGCAACAAAAGTTAAGCGACCTTTATCATCATTATTTCTACATAAGACAAGAGCATCGCTGGCGAAAAGAAGCGGTAAGAAAACTTCCCTATATCTGTAAGGCGACCGATATGCTCATTTGCGGTGAGGACCTTGGGATGGTGCCTGCCTGTGTGCCTGGTGTGATGCATCAGCTGGGGATATTAAGTCTTGAGATTCAGCATATGCCAAAATCTGCCGGCAAGGTTTTTCAGTCACCCGCTACTATTCCTTATTTGTCTGTGGTAACGCCGTCGACGCATGATATGCCTACCTTACGGGGCTGGTGGAAGAATCATCCTGCATTGGCAGCGCAGTACTGGCGGGAAATACTGGGAGAGAAAGGCCCGGTGCCGGCAGCATGTAGTGCAGATGTTATCAGAAAGATCGTAAAGCTGCATTTGCTATCTCCGGCGATGTGGCGTATATTTCAATTACAGGAATTACTGGCATTGGAGTCGTATCCTGTACCTGCCAACCCAGCAGAAGAAAGAATCAATGATCCTGCAGTCAGTGCCTGGTACTGGCGTTACAGGATGAGCATCAACCTGGAAGATATTTAA
- a CDS encoding dipeptide epimerase, with product MDLHLYPYELKFRHTFTISRKSKDVQPSLVVELINKGLSGLGETVDNSYYHMTVPMLMDAINEHRAFIEQYHLTTPEKFWEDLYPKFSDNMFALCALDLAAWDLYGKQKGMPLYKLWGLDISRNPMTDYTIGIDTIENMVQKLEEFPWPIYKIKLGTKEDIAIIKALRQHTAAVFRVDANCAWGVEETISNAIALKELGVEFIEQPMAAADREGMKRVYEHSVLPLIADESCILESDVARCHGYFHGINIKLVKCGGITPARRMIAAARALGMKVMTGSMNESTVGTSAVAQLLPYLDYVDMDGPLLLADDTATGITMEHGRVHYADRPGTGALLKR from the coding sequence ATGGACTTGCATCTATATCCGTATGAGCTGAAATTCAGACATACCTTTACCATTTCACGTAAATCGAAAGACGTACAACCTTCGCTGGTAGTAGAGCTGATAAATAAAGGCCTGAGTGGCCTTGGCGAAACAGTGGACAATTCCTATTACCACATGACTGTGCCTATGTTGATGGATGCCATCAACGAACATCGTGCATTTATCGAACAATATCATCTGACTACACCTGAAAAATTCTGGGAAGATCTTTACCCGAAATTCAGTGATAATATGTTTGCCTTATGTGCCCTGGACCTTGCTGCATGGGATTTGTACGGCAAGCAGAAAGGGATGCCGTTGTATAAGCTCTGGGGATTGGATATCTCCCGGAATCCTATGACAGACTATACGATTGGTATTGATACGATAGAAAATATGGTGCAGAAGCTGGAGGAATTTCCATGGCCGATATATAAAATCAAGTTAGGTACCAAAGAAGATATTGCAATAATAAAAGCGCTGCGGCAACATACAGCTGCTGTTTTCAGGGTAGATGCCAATTGTGCGTGGGGAGTAGAGGAGACGATCAGCAATGCGATTGCTTTAAAGGAACTGGGTGTTGAATTTATCGAGCAACCTATGGCCGCTGCGGACAGAGAGGGCATGAAAAGGGTTTATGAGCATTCGGTACTGCCTTTGATAGCAGATGAGAGCTGTATTCTTGAATCGGATGTAGCCCGCTGTCATGGCTATTTTCATGGTATCAATATTAAGCTTGTAAAATGTGGTGGTATTACACCTGCCCGCCGTATGATTGCAGCAGCCAGAGCGCTGGGCATGAAAGTGATGACGGGCAGTATGAACGAGAGTACGGTGGGGACATCTGCGGTAGCACAGCTGTTACCATACCTGGATTATGTGGATATGGACGGGCCGTTATTGCTGGCAGATGATACTGCGACAGGTATTACCATGGAGCATGGCAGGGTCCATTATGCGGACAGGCCAGGCACCGGAGCTTTGCTGAAGCGATAA